The following are encoded together in the Panicum virgatum strain AP13 chromosome 6K, P.virgatum_v5, whole genome shotgun sequence genome:
- the LOC120712091 gene encoding uncharacterized protein LOC120712091 isoform X5 has translation MLRCSSVIIQLVDTSTTPNVLQNYWSLMTDGSCELAKRIMAGMPFPCPVHWCFECGRMEDRTQRAMQFAVCRRCPKSYHRECLPREISFETKDKDIKQRAWKLSGIVMIYCLDHKICKATGNAERGHIKFPHTPKITNVGDLSKKKGKMVGKWKRSIDQCSKKSTKVLNRFPREKIDHTQNSLEHMVIEPESPMNLKEDLRIEQSSAMSRKIKSRKTSGRKKERSSRTSCNIAKKCVDHSVQIADKLHSQMQPGDMQDYLMDDSHVDKDAELDNEICRTPEDKDGDGKEKSSEHSVEAEDATNKDTSHENNERNDVLGQINVDIHAEVDQSKFKSRAERSMELRENADGHDSISGQEISIGENQMCQGMCEQESRSGKGKITRNKSAKSGLGNGVTPNHVDDNPREKLLHVPHVDKMTNTNGLHPQPEYGCGKDQEVNGGHAFQEPNSSRCNVNPEAMGIHTLGDKSRKRRELEKKSADDNSTDLDKKKRCSHIQDGKKAHCDDSSRQCHSLHKVLDYEDRKFGNSGRGSRCYDENGAAEISEYKSRQSTGPSSSQCNVDPETMGMHTSGDKSRKRKNLKKKAAYCINTDLDKKKRCNHIEDLKVAHGAAEVSEYKSRQCTGSTGRENVA, from the exons GTGTTCAAGTGTAATAATCCAACTTGTGGACACTTCTACCACCCCGAATGTGTTGCAAAATTACTGGAGCCTGATGACTGATGGATCTTGTGAATTGGCAAAAAGGATTATGGCTGGGATGCCATTTCCGTGCCCTGTGCATTGGTGCTTTGAATGCGGAAGAATGGAGGATAGAACCCAAAGAGCAATGCAGTTTGCCGTTTGTAGACGTTGTCCAAAATCGTATCACAGAGAATGTTTGCCAAG GGAGATATCATTTGAAACAAAGGACAAGGATATCAAACAACGTGCTTGGAAGCTTTCTGGAATTGTTATGATTTACTGTCT AGACCATAAAATATGCAAGGCTACTGGAAATGCAGAAAGGGGACATATTAAGTTCCCGCACACTCCAAAAATTACCAATGTCGGAGATCTTTCTAAAAAGAAAGGCAAAATGGTTGGCAAATGGAAAAGGAGCATTGATCAGTGTTCAAAGAAATCCACAAAGGTCTTAAACAGGTTTCCGAGAGAAAAAATCGACCACACCCAAAACTCATTGGAGCATATGGTTATTGAACCTGAGTCCCCAATGAACTTGAAAGAGGACCTGCGTATTGAACAATCATCTGCTATGAGTCGCAAAATAAAGAGCAG gaaaacaagtggacgaAAGAAGGAAAGATCCTCAAGGACATCATGCAATATTGCTAAGAAGTGTGTTGATCATTCTGTTCAG ATTGCTGACAAGCTTCATTCGCAAATGCAACCCGGAGATATg CAGGACTACTTGATGGATGATTCCCATGTGGACAAGGATGCTGAATTGGACAATGAGATCTGCAGAACTCCAGAGGATAAAGATGGCGATGGGAAAGAAAAATCATCAGAGCATTCAGTAGAAGCAGAAGATGCTACCAACAAAGACACTTCCCATGAAAATAATGAGCGAAATGATGTGTTAGGCCAGATCAATGTGGATATACACGCTGAAGTAGATCAAAGTAAATTTAAATCAAGAGCAGAGAGAAGCATGGAGTTGAGAGAAAATGCAGATGGACATGACTCAATATCGGGACAAGAGATCTCAATTGGAGAAAATCAAATGTGTCAAGGGATGTGTGAACAAGAATCAAGATCAGGTAAAGGGAAGATTACCAGGAATAAAAGTGCTAAATCTGGTTTGGGCAACGGTGTAACACCAAATCATGTTGATGACAATCCTCGTGAAAAGCTGCTGCATGTTCCACATGTTGATAAGATGACTAATACAAATGGACTACATCCTCAGCCAGAATATGGTTGTGGCAAAGACCAAGAAGTTAATGGGGGCCATGCTTTTCAGGAGCCAAATAGTTCTCGGTGCAATGTTAATCCAGAAGCTATGGGCATACATACTTTAGGTGACAAGTCAAGAAAGAGAAGGGAGCTAGAGAAAAAATCAGCTGATGATAACAGCACAGACTTGGATAAGAAGAAAAGATGCAGTCACATTCAAGATGGAAAAAAAGCACATTGTGATGATAGTAGTCGTCAATGTCATTCACTTCATAAAGTACTGGATTATGAGGATCGCAAGTTTGGAAATAGTGGGCGTGGTTCTCGGTGCTATGATGAGAACGGTGCAGCTGAGATTTCTGAATACAAATCCAGACAGAGTACAGGACCAAGTAGTTCTCAGTGCAATGTTGATCCTGAAACTATGGGCATGCATACTTCAGGTGACAAGTCAAGAAAGAGAAAGAACCTGAAGAAAAAGGCAGCTTATTGTATCAATACAGATTTGGATAAGAAGAAAAGATGCAATCACATAGAAGATCTAAAAGTAGCACATGGTGCAGCTGAGGTTTCTGAATACAAATCCAGGCAGTGTACAGGATCAACTGGAAGAGAAAATGTGGCTTGA
- the LOC120712091 gene encoding uncharacterized protein LOC120712091 isoform X6, translated as MLRCSSVIIQLVDTSTTPNVLQNYWSLMTDGSCELAKRIMAGMPFPCPVHWCFECGRMEDRTQRAMQFAVCRRCPKSYHRECLPREISFETKDKDIKQRAWKLSGIVMIYCLDHKICKATGNAERGHIKFPHTPKITNVGDLSKKKGKMVGKWKRSIDQCSKKSTKVLNRFPREKIDHTQNSLEHMVIEPESPMNLKEDLRIEQSSAMSRKIKSRKTSGRKKERSSRTSCNIAKKCVDHSVQIADKLHSQMQPGDMDYLMDDSHVDKDAELDNEICRTPEDKDGDGKEKSSEHSVEAEDATNKDTSHENNERNDVLGQINVDIHAEVDQSKFKSRAERSMELRENADGHDSISGQEISIGENQMCQGMCEQESRSGKGKITRNKSAKSGLGNGVTPNHVDDNPREKLLHVPHVDKMTNTNGLHPQPEYGCGKDQEVNGGHAFQEPNSSRCNVNPEAMGIHTLGDKSRKRRELEKKSADDNSTDLDKKKRCSHIQDGKKAHCDDSSRQCHSLHKVLDYEDRKFGNSGRGSRCYDENGAAEISEYKSRQSTGPSSSQCNVDPETMGMHTSGDKSRKRKNLKKKAAYCINTDLDKKKRCNHIEDLKVAHGAAEVSEYKSRQCTGSTGRENVA; from the exons GTGTTCAAGTGTAATAATCCAACTTGTGGACACTTCTACCACCCCGAATGTGTTGCAAAATTACTGGAGCCTGATGACTGATGGATCTTGTGAATTGGCAAAAAGGATTATGGCTGGGATGCCATTTCCGTGCCCTGTGCATTGGTGCTTTGAATGCGGAAGAATGGAGGATAGAACCCAAAGAGCAATGCAGTTTGCCGTTTGTAGACGTTGTCCAAAATCGTATCACAGAGAATGTTTGCCAAG GGAGATATCATTTGAAACAAAGGACAAGGATATCAAACAACGTGCTTGGAAGCTTTCTGGAATTGTTATGATTTACTGTCT AGACCATAAAATATGCAAGGCTACTGGAAATGCAGAAAGGGGACATATTAAGTTCCCGCACACTCCAAAAATTACCAATGTCGGAGATCTTTCTAAAAAGAAAGGCAAAATGGTTGGCAAATGGAAAAGGAGCATTGATCAGTGTTCAAAGAAATCCACAAAGGTCTTAAACAGGTTTCCGAGAGAAAAAATCGACCACACCCAAAACTCATTGGAGCATATGGTTATTGAACCTGAGTCCCCAATGAACTTGAAAGAGGACCTGCGTATTGAACAATCATCTGCTATGAGTCGCAAAATAAAGAGCAG gaaaacaagtggacgaAAGAAGGAAAGATCCTCAAGGACATCATGCAATATTGCTAAGAAGTGTGTTGATCATTCTGTTCAG ATTGCTGACAAGCTTCATTCGCAAATGCAACCCGGAGATATg GACTACTTGATGGATGATTCCCATGTGGACAAGGATGCTGAATTGGACAATGAGATCTGCAGAACTCCAGAGGATAAAGATGGCGATGGGAAAGAAAAATCATCAGAGCATTCAGTAGAAGCAGAAGATGCTACCAACAAAGACACTTCCCATGAAAATAATGAGCGAAATGATGTGTTAGGCCAGATCAATGTGGATATACACGCTGAAGTAGATCAAAGTAAATTTAAATCAAGAGCAGAGAGAAGCATGGAGTTGAGAGAAAATGCAGATGGACATGACTCAATATCGGGACAAGAGATCTCAATTGGAGAAAATCAAATGTGTCAAGGGATGTGTGAACAAGAATCAAGATCAGGTAAAGGGAAGATTACCAGGAATAAAAGTGCTAAATCTGGTTTGGGCAACGGTGTAACACCAAATCATGTTGATGACAATCCTCGTGAAAAGCTGCTGCATGTTCCACATGTTGATAAGATGACTAATACAAATGGACTACATCCTCAGCCAGAATATGGTTGTGGCAAAGACCAAGAAGTTAATGGGGGCCATGCTTTTCAGGAGCCAAATAGTTCTCGGTGCAATGTTAATCCAGAAGCTATGGGCATACATACTTTAGGTGACAAGTCAAGAAAGAGAAGGGAGCTAGAGAAAAAATCAGCTGATGATAACAGCACAGACTTGGATAAGAAGAAAAGATGCAGTCACATTCAAGATGGAAAAAAAGCACATTGTGATGATAGTAGTCGTCAATGTCATTCACTTCATAAAGTACTGGATTATGAGGATCGCAAGTTTGGAAATAGTGGGCGTGGTTCTCGGTGCTATGATGAGAACGGTGCAGCTGAGATTTCTGAATACAAATCCAGACAGAGTACAGGACCAAGTAGTTCTCAGTGCAATGTTGATCCTGAAACTATGGGCATGCATACTTCAGGTGACAAGTCAAGAAAGAGAAAGAACCTGAAGAAAAAGGCAGCTTATTGTATCAATACAGATTTGGATAAGAAGAAAAGATGCAATCACATAGAAGATCTAAAAGTAGCACATGGTGCAGCTGAGGTTTCTGAATACAAATCCAGGCAGTGTACAGGATCAACTGGAAGAGAAAATGTGGCTTGA